One genomic window of Halovivax cerinus includes the following:
- a CDS encoding carbohydrate ABC transporter permease, whose protein sequence is MSDPNDPTDPANDRGSGSPDPDGGAIFEDDRDADLDRGPFQRWAADAIKNPERVYRALFYVAAIFFLVTTLFPFYWLLMVALTPEGRLQNIVFTPNGFDPGAFVEVFEVIPFHVYMFNSFVIALGSTAVVLVVASLAGYAFGRLEFPGRTPLLLLVLVISFFPPAAFFIPLNDLFNTHFAILEPITGDGTLYNTPFALVTPLSAIFMPLAIFILTTFYAQIPDGLEDAARVEGTTRLGALFRVIIPLSAPGVATAGVLTFIAVYNEFFFSFLMTDGQPENWAPILDGILAYQGQYQVLYHLMAAASIIGVIPVAILVIVAQEKIVSGLTAGALKE, encoded by the coding sequence ATGTCCGATCCGAACGACCCCACCGACCCGGCGAACGATCGCGGATCGGGCTCTCCAGACCCCGACGGGGGCGCGATATTCGAGGACGACCGCGACGCGGACCTCGATCGGGGCCCGTTCCAGCGGTGGGCCGCCGACGCGATCAAGAATCCGGAGCGCGTCTACCGGGCGCTGTTCTACGTCGCGGCGATCTTCTTCCTGGTCACGACGCTCTTCCCGTTCTACTGGCTGTTGATGGTCGCGCTGACACCCGAAGGACGGCTCCAGAACATCGTCTTTACGCCGAACGGGTTCGATCCGGGTGCGTTCGTCGAGGTATTCGAGGTCATCCCGTTTCACGTCTACATGTTCAACAGCTTCGTGATCGCGCTCGGGTCGACGGCCGTCGTCCTCGTGGTCGCGAGTCTCGCGGGCTACGCCTTCGGCCGCCTCGAGTTCCCCGGGCGGACGCCCCTGCTGTTGCTCGTCCTGGTCATCTCGTTCTTCCCGCCGGCCGCCTTTTTCATCCCGCTGAACGACCTCTTCAACACGCACTTCGCGATCCTGGAGCCGATCACGGGCGACGGCACGCTCTACAACACGCCCTTCGCCCTCGTGACGCCGCTGTCGGCGATCTTCATGCCGCTCGCGATCTTCATCCTCACGACCTTCTACGCGCAGATCCCCGACGGGCTGGAGGACGCCGCCCGCGTCGAGGGGACGACCCGGCTCGGCGCGCTGTTCCGGGTCATCATCCCACTGTCGGCGCCCGGCGTCGCGACTGCGGGTGTATTGACGTTCATCGCCGTCTACAACGAGTTCTTCTTCTCGTTCCTGATGACGGACGGCCAGCCCGAGAACTGGGCGCCGATCCTCGACGGGATCCTCGCCTACCAGGGCCAGTACCAGGTACTGTACCACCTGATGGCGGCCGCGAGCATCATCGGGGTGATCCCCGTCGCGATCCTCGTGATCGTCGCTCAGGAGAAGATCGTCAGCGGACTCACCGCCGGTGCACTCAAGGAGTAA
- a CDS encoding carbohydrate ABC transporter permease, whose translation MAAETDEDIVSERSTETEGRQRTGNAVVNWMENLSEAAYAYLLLLPAFALLSLIAFYPLLRTFVISLRENETRGMEPLGEFVAAENYVDILTGNARLARQFLDVSFSSSVPFLELGTPFFQQALFVTLAFALVSVLFETVIGFGQAYVLDQDFRGRRWVRVAIILPWAVPIVIQGMIFYLLFQPTVGFGSDLMQSLGLFSSAPLANSQDAFVIILIADIWKSSAFMALLILAGLQSVDRSLYDVARVAGASPWQRFKLITLPLVMPALLVAMLFRTMDAMRVFGLIESTAGCSTVPSLSCLVVEAMFGGTRIYATAAAVAFSTALVIGLIIGGYVLLFRDTGGDLY comes from the coding sequence ATGGCAGCTGAGACCGACGAGGACATCGTCTCCGAACGGAGCACCGAGACGGAAGGGAGACAACGGACCGGCAACGCCGTCGTCAACTGGATGGAGAACCTGAGCGAAGCGGCGTACGCCTACCTGCTCTTGCTCCCGGCGTTCGCCCTGCTATCGCTGATCGCGTTCTACCCGCTGCTTCGAACGTTCGTCATCTCCCTGCGCGAGAACGAGACGCGGGGAATGGAGCCCCTCGGCGAGTTCGTCGCCGCGGAGAACTACGTCGACATCCTCACCGGGAACGCGCGGCTGGCTCGGCAGTTCCTCGACGTCTCGTTCTCCTCGTCGGTTCCCTTCCTCGAACTCGGCACTCCGTTCTTCCAGCAGGCGCTGTTCGTCACGCTCGCCTTCGCGCTCGTCAGCGTCCTCTTCGAGACGGTGATCGGGTTCGGCCAGGCCTACGTCCTCGATCAGGACTTCCGGGGCCGGCGATGGGTCCGCGTCGCGATCATCCTCCCGTGGGCGGTGCCGATCGTCATCCAGGGGATGATCTTCTACCTGCTGTTCCAGCCGACGGTCGGGTTCGGCTCCGACCTCATGCAGAGCCTCGGGCTCTTCAGCTCGGCGCCACTCGCCAACAGCCAGGACGCGTTCGTCATCATCCTCATCGCCGACATCTGGAAGTCCTCGGCGTTCATGGCGCTGCTGATCCTGGCGGGCCTCCAGAGCGTCGACCGGAGCCTCTACGACGTCGCCCGCGTCGCGGGCGCCTCGCCCTGGCAGCGGTTCAAGCTCATCACGCTCCCGCTCGTGATGCCGGCGCTGCTGGTCGCGATGCTGTTCCGGACGATGGACGCGATGCGCGTCTTCGGCCTGATCGAGTCGACCGCCGGCTGTTCGACGGTGCCGTCACTGTCCTGTCTCGTGGTGGAGGCGATGTTCGGCGGCACGCGCATCTACGCGACGGCCGCCGCCGTCGCCTTCTCGACGGCGCTCGTGATCGGTCTGATAATCGGCGGCTACGTCCTCCTGTTCCGCGACACCGGCGGTGATCTGTACTGA
- a CDS encoding extracellular solute-binding protein, which translates to MGRTGPSRRALLATSSAVTASVGALALAGCLGQAREPNTIVMTAATDVEGIMYADGDGPSVQQALWDAGLDEDISVEIQTVVSDSASRMQTTQSALEAGRVPPDIHMMDSGWTVPFILRDQTVNLTEAFPSDVVERVDDTYLDAILETARHPETGDLHALPLFPDLGFTLYRRDLIEDAGQDTSGWETEPPTWETFATAVRDARDGADLDYGFTTQAAAYEGLSCCTFNEVMTTWGGAYYGGTDTLFAAGDRPITVDDERVVDAIRMMRSFIAGETENTLDGYPQICPSAIVQWTEQESLDPFAAGEAVANRNWSFAIAATGTEEAFGEDLGVMTRPYAVSPGEAAYEGVGGTAAALGGWNLAVSPFTERREEALQVLEAFATEEVMLTVFELGGFLPPNLDLVAEADPEDVGPVARYADAVQVASENAVPRPATDLWPEQSALIYQAVNAAYRGASAPQAAMNDLAEELEQSEAEVEVDGS; encoded by the coding sequence ATGGGCCGAACCGGTCCGTCGCGGAGAGCGCTCCTGGCCACATCGTCGGCCGTGACGGCGTCGGTCGGAGCGCTCGCCCTAGCCGGCTGCCTCGGGCAGGCAAGGGAACCGAACACCATCGTGATGACCGCCGCGACCGACGTCGAGGGGATCATGTACGCTGACGGGGACGGGCCATCGGTTCAGCAGGCCCTCTGGGACGCCGGCCTGGACGAGGACATCAGCGTCGAGATCCAGACGGTCGTCAGCGACTCCGCCTCGCGGATGCAGACCACGCAATCGGCGCTCGAAGCGGGCCGCGTCCCGCCCGACATCCACATGATGGACAGCGGATGGACCGTCCCGTTCATCCTCCGCGACCAGACGGTCAATCTAACCGAGGCGTTCCCGTCCGACGTCGTAGAGCGGGTGGACGATACGTACCTCGACGCGATCCTGGAGACCGCACGCCACCCCGAGACCGGCGACCTCCACGCGCTACCCCTGTTCCCGGACCTCGGGTTCACGTTGTACCGCCGGGACCTGATCGAGGACGCGGGCCAGGACACGAGCGGCTGGGAGACCGAACCGCCGACCTGGGAGACGTTCGCGACCGCTGTCCGCGACGCGCGGGACGGGGCCGACCTCGACTACGGCTTCACGACGCAGGCGGCCGCCTACGAGGGACTGTCCTGCTGTACGTTCAACGAGGTGATGACGACCTGGGGCGGCGCGTACTACGGCGGGACGGACACCCTGTTCGCCGCCGGCGACCGGCCGATCACCGTCGACGACGAGCGGGTCGTCGACGCGATCCGGATGATGCGGTCGTTCATCGCGGGGGAGACCGAGAACACCCTCGACGGCTACCCGCAGATCTGTCCGTCGGCGATCGTCCAGTGGACGGAGCAGGAGTCGCTCGACCCGTTCGCCGCCGGCGAGGCGGTCGCGAACCGGAACTGGTCGTTCGCCATCGCCGCCACCGGCACGGAGGAGGCCTTCGGCGAGGACCTCGGTGTCATGACGCGGCCGTACGCGGTGTCTCCCGGGGAGGCGGCGTACGAGGGCGTCGGTGGTACCGCCGCGGCCCTGGGCGGCTGGAACCTCGCCGTGAGCCCGTTCACCGAACGGCGCGAGGAGGCGCTCCAGGTCCTCGAAGCCTTCGCCACCGAGGAGGTCATGCTGACCGTGTTCGAACTCGGCGGCTTCCTCCCGCCGAACCTCGACCTGGTGGCCGAGGCCGACCCCGAGGACGTCGGGCCCGTCGCCCGCTACGCCGACGCGGTCCAGGTCGCGAGCGAGAACGCGGTCCCGCGGCCGGCGACGGACCTCTGGCCCGAGCAGTCGGCGCTGATCTACCAGGCGGTCAACGCGGCCTATCGTGGCGCGAGCGCACCCCAGGCGGCGATGAACGATCTCGCGGAGGAACTCGAACAGAGCGAAGCGGAGGTGGAAGTGGATGGCAGCTGA
- a CDS encoding sodium/proline symporter, which produces MTGIAGGASDAVLVTFGLYLVVLVGIGLWSSRLLDTVGDYVIGGRRVGPVVTGFSERASEMSGWLTLGVPGDAYSAGIMAFFNGLGMIPADLAAWAGIAKRLRKYSEIVRAVTLPTFFETRLRDDTGLVKGVSAAVLIIFEGGYVGAQIVAAGTLLRVLTGADLWIGIVVGGIIVVGYTVLGGYFAVAWSDYFQGAIILIAFAILPILAFSSYGSPFEGAGAIDGSLTSITGGMTGWAAVFGIISYAAIGLGIPGNPHVMVRFMGIDRVRNIRLAALVAQLFMFVAYIGAALVGLYALVVFGSGGLSDAENAMPLLTLDLFPSAIAGIILAAALAAMMSSADSQLLVATSAVVEDVYHGFFDRQATETQLVRYSRYVTLGLGGASIAFAYVARNTPIYDLVLNYAWGGLGAAIGPTLIATLWWRRLTSAGAVSSMVVGAGTMLLWPQWERILGEATLASLETSSPFLHGLLTVYGLFPAFILSALTLIVVSLRTTPPGDEHLDEHFAVMHKPLSAVLGDRDSTGDSPPMATDGGLPRPKAITEADAIRDHVRDSDYWTDGTRNGAPGDGEVD; this is translated from the coding sequence GTGACGGGGATCGCGGGTGGCGCGAGCGACGCCGTACTCGTCACCTTCGGCCTCTACCTGGTCGTCCTCGTCGGGATCGGGCTCTGGTCCTCGCGCCTGCTCGACACGGTCGGTGATTACGTCATCGGCGGCCGGCGCGTCGGGCCGGTGGTGACCGGCTTCTCGGAACGGGCCTCCGAGATGAGCGGCTGGTTGACACTGGGCGTCCCCGGAGACGCGTACAGTGCGGGGATCATGGCCTTCTTCAACGGACTGGGGATGATCCCGGCCGACCTCGCGGCATGGGCCGGAATCGCCAAGCGGCTGCGCAAGTACAGCGAGATCGTCCGAGCGGTCACCCTGCCCACGTTCTTCGAGACGCGCCTCCGGGACGACACCGGCCTCGTGAAGGGCGTCTCGGCGGCCGTCCTCATCATCTTCGAGGGCGGGTACGTGGGCGCCCAGATCGTCGCCGCCGGGACGCTCCTCCGGGTCCTTACCGGGGCCGATCTGTGGATCGGAATCGTGGTCGGGGGGATCATCGTCGTCGGCTACACCGTCCTCGGCGGCTACTTCGCGGTCGCCTGGTCCGACTACTTCCAGGGCGCGATCATCCTCATCGCCTTCGCCATCCTGCCGATCCTGGCGTTTAGCTCGTACGGGTCGCCCTTCGAGGGTGCCGGCGCGATCGACGGGTCGCTAACGAGTATTACGGGCGGCATGACCGGCTGGGCCGCGGTCTTCGGGATCATCAGCTACGCGGCTATCGGGTTGGGTATCCCGGGCAATCCCCACGTTATGGTCCGGTTCATGGGGATCGACCGCGTGCGTAATATCAGGCTCGCGGCGCTGGTCGCTCAGCTGTTCATGTTCGTCGCTTACATCGGCGCTGCACTCGTCGGATTGTACGCGCTGGTGGTGTTCGGAAGTGGCGGGCTCTCGGATGCGGAGAACGCGATGCCATTGCTCACCCTCGACCTCTTCCCGAGCGCCATCGCCGGGATTATCCTCGCGGCCGCGCTCGCGGCGATGATGTCGAGCGCCGACTCGCAACTCCTGGTCGCGACCAGCGCCGTCGTCGAGGACGTCTACCACGGCTTCTTCGACCGGCAGGCCACCGAGACCCAGCTCGTGCGCTACTCCAGGTACGTCACGCTCGGCCTCGGCGGGGCCAGCATCGCCTTCGCGTACGTCGCTCGAAACACACCCATCTACGATCTCGTTCTCAACTACGCGTGGGGCGGGCTGGGCGCCGCGATCGGTCCGACCCTCATCGCCACCCTCTGGTGGCGCCGACTCACCAGTGCAGGCGCCGTTTCGAGTATGGTCGTCGGCGCCGGGACGATGCTCCTGTGGCCACAGTGGGAACGTATCCTCGGCGAGGCGACGCTGGCCTCGCTCGAAACGTCCTCGCCGTTCCTCCACGGGCTGCTCACCGTCTACGGCCTGTTCCCGGCGTTCATCCTCTCGGCCCTGACGCTGATCGTCGTCTCGCTGCGCACCACGCCGCCCGGCGACGAACACCTGGACGAACACTTCGCGGTGATGCACAAGCCCCTCTCGGCGGTGCTCGGCGACCGGGACTCGACAGGCGACTCGCCACCGATGGCGACCGACGGCGGCCTCCCCCGGCCGAAGGCGATCACCGAGGCCGACGCCATCCGCGATCACGTCCGCGACAGCGACTACTGGACGGACGGAACGCGTAACGGGGCCCCAGGCGACGGCGAGGTGGACTAA
- a CDS encoding Nif3-like dinuclear metal center hexameric protein, with product MHLTELVDRLDEELRTDDYADLDASANGLQVGPPEAEVDHVAFAVDGVRETIDAAADAGADLLVTHHGLSWGGIERVTGRQYGRIAPLIEHDLALYVSHLPLDGHQELGNAAGVADVLGLTDREPFGELGPEYVGQRGRATEPVAPDELRETLAAELDTGAGDVRLLDFGPERIETVAVLTGSGTDWLDEAVAADVDALVTGEGKGKAYHEAKEAEITVVLAGHYATETFGVRALHDLVDGWGVETTYIEVPTGL from the coding sequence ATGCACCTCACCGAACTCGTCGACCGACTCGACGAGGAACTGCGAACGGACGACTACGCCGACCTGGACGCGAGTGCGAACGGGCTGCAGGTCGGACCACCCGAGGCCGAGGTCGACCACGTCGCGTTCGCCGTCGACGGCGTCCGCGAGACGATCGACGCGGCGGCCGATGCGGGCGCGGACCTGCTCGTCACCCACCACGGGCTCTCCTGGGGCGGCATCGAGCGGGTGACCGGCAGGCAGTACGGGCGGATCGCCCCGCTGATCGAGCACGACCTGGCTCTGTACGTCTCGCACCTCCCGCTGGACGGCCACCAGGAACTGGGCAACGCCGCCGGCGTGGCCGACGTCCTGGGACTGACCGACCGCGAACCCTTCGGCGAGCTGGGGCCGGAGTACGTTGGCCAGCGGGGACGTGCGACGGAACCCGTCGCCCCCGATGAACTCCGAGAGACGCTCGCCGCCGAGCTCGACACCGGTGCAGGAGACGTGCGCCTGCTCGACTTCGGCCCCGAGCGGATCGAGACCGTGGCGGTACTGACCGGTAGCGGGACCGACTGGCTCGACGAGGCCGTCGCGGCGGACGTCGACGCGTTGGTGACGGGCGAGGGGAAGGGGAAGGCCTACCACGAGGCGAAGGAGGCCGAGATCACCGTCGTCCTGGCGGGCCACTACGCGACCGAGACGTTCGGCGTCCGGGCGCTGCACGATCTCGTCGACGGCTGGGGCGTCGAGACGACGTATATCGAAGTTCCGACCGGGTTGTAG
- a CDS encoding ribbon-helix-helix domain-containing protein — MGTTRANFRLPEELLEKADIAAEITHRNRTEIVTEALREYLSDIEDDESFTEAVVELYLDEEIEFDTLSAFIGRQDAESVRSSKAILDQGDELADEMASL, encoded by the coding sequence ATGGGGACGACACGAGCCAACTTCCGACTTCCGGAGGAACTCCTCGAAAAAGCCGATATCGCCGCAGAGATAACCCACCGGAACCGGACGGAAATCGTCACAGAGGCGCTTCGTGAGTATCTCTCGGACATCGAGGACGACGAATCGTTCACCGAGGCCGTCGTGGAACTCTATCTGGACGAGGAGATCGAATTCGACACCTTGAGCGCGTTCATCGGCCGTCAGGACGCCGAATCCGTCCGCTCTTCGAAGGCCATTCTCGACCAGGGCGACGAGTTGGCTGACGAGATGGCATCGTTGTAG
- a CDS encoding acetamidase/formamidase family protein, whose product MPRQTVSHEEGAIYEFTPALDPIATVESGAELTIETRDSLDGAVQTDDDLIESVPEEVNAATGPIEVADAEPGDVLAVEIEDVRLAEDRGRVVTIEGFGLLDGHEDIEAPRTTVTPVADDTSPDADGTAADADANTDAVIEFGDHEVAVDPCIGTIGVAPAEESFTTLVPHDHGGNLDTTDVSAGNTIYFPVFQAGAMLAMGDSKAAMADGEMCGTGAEIATDIDVTVSVIDGDDVAIELDRPLIETPDAWKTVASAESMEEACELANMDAISLLVAEHGFDPTEAYMFSSLVGGLEISQVVDPLVTVRNALPKTHCDGPF is encoded by the coding sequence ATGCCACGACAGACCGTCTCACACGAGGAGGGGGCGATCTACGAGTTCACCCCGGCGCTCGACCCCATCGCGACCGTCGAATCCGGCGCCGAACTCACGATCGAGACACGCGACAGCTTAGACGGGGCGGTCCAGACGGACGACGATCTGATCGAATCGGTTCCGGAGGAGGTCAACGCCGCGACGGGGCCGATCGAGGTTGCGGACGCCGAACCGGGAGACGTCCTCGCCGTCGAAATCGAGGACGTCCGTCTCGCCGAAGATCGCGGTCGGGTGGTCACGATCGAGGGCTTCGGCCTGCTGGACGGTCACGAGGACATCGAGGCGCCGCGGACGACCGTCACGCCGGTCGCGGACGATACGTCCCCCGACGCCGACGGGACGGCAGCAGACGCCGACGCGAACACGGACGCCGTGATCGAGTTCGGCGACCACGAGGTCGCCGTCGACCCCTGTATCGGAACGATCGGCGTCGCGCCGGCCGAGGAATCGTTCACCACGCTCGTCCCGCACGATCACGGCGGTAATCTCGACACGACAGATGTCTCGGCGGGTAACACGATCTACTTCCCCGTCTTCCAGGCGGGTGCGATGCTCGCGATGGGAGACAGCAAGGCCGCGATGGCCGACGGCGAGATGTGCGGCACGGGCGCCGAGATCGCGACCGATATCGACGTCACCGTCTCCGTGATCGACGGCGACGACGTCGCGATCGAGCTCGATCGACCGCTGATCGAGACGCCCGACGCGTGGAAGACGGTCGCGAGTGCCGAGTCGATGGAGGAGGCGTGCGAGCTGGCGAACATGGACGCGATTTCCCTCCTCGTCGCCGAGCACGGCTTCGACCCCACCGAGGCCTACATGTTCTCGAGCCTCGTCGGCGGCCTGGAGATCAGTCAGGTGGTCGATCCGCTGGTGACCGTACGGAACGCGCTCCCGAAGACACACTGCGACGGGCCGTTCTGA
- a CDS encoding DUF2391 family protein has translation MNASRFRRPPEFKLTDVAQQLVGGFLLAGPFVVTEEVWSLAESMHAIQALLTVTVVFAIGYASLYKANDDRDVDAEQEVVGIPLRFISLMLVSFGSVAILALLFDAPDVFVDGSLLSRPTIEITLKAVSVGSIFSVVGASTADTLF, from the coding sequence ATGAACGCGAGCCGGTTTCGTCGGCCGCCGGAGTTCAAGCTGACCGACGTCGCCCAGCAGCTCGTCGGCGGCTTCCTCCTTGCCGGCCCGTTCGTCGTCACCGAGGAGGTCTGGAGCCTCGCCGAGAGTATGCACGCGATCCAGGCACTGCTGACTGTCACCGTCGTCTTCGCCATCGGCTACGCTAGCTTGTACAAGGCCAACGACGATCGGGACGTCGACGCCGAGCAGGAAGTCGTCGGTATCCCGCTCCGGTTCATCTCGCTCATGCTGGTCTCGTTCGGCTCGGTGGCGATCCTGGCGCTCCTGTTCGACGCGCCGGATGTGTTCGTCGACGGGTCACTCCTGTCGCGTCCGACCATCGAGATCACACTCAAAGCCGTCAGCGTTGGCTCGATCTTCAGCGTCGTCGGTGCCTCGACGGCCGACACGCTGTTCTGA
- the speB gene encoding agmatinase, which yields MFPGATAERGDANFVIVGAPLDASTTFEPGTRFGPRRVRHFAEPFDDYDHRTDQHVSTLGVADDGDVHAWGDVPAYLEYLEGTLRDVTWDEAVPLTIGGEHTISLAGARATEPDVFVCLDAHLDLREAYDGNRLNHACVTRRILEDEDLDVEEAIILGSRTGSEAEWERAEADDVTIVPPESVRAWLDETDVDALLGGRETYLSVDIDGADPAYAPGTGTMEPFGLEPREMRDAVRAVAPSATGFDVVEVNDRDDGQAASLAGKLLKEFVYTHAASDGPIASTR from the coding sequence ATGTTTCCCGGGGCGACCGCCGAGCGCGGAGACGCGAACTTCGTGATCGTCGGCGCGCCCCTGGACGCGTCGACGACCTTCGAACCGGGGACCCGATTCGGCCCCCGGCGCGTGCGCCATTTTGCGGAGCCGTTCGACGACTACGATCACCGGACGGACCAGCACGTTTCGACCCTCGGCGTCGCAGACGACGGCGACGTCCACGCCTGGGGCGACGTGCCGGCCTACCTCGAGTACCTCGAGGGGACGCTTCGGGACGTCACCTGGGACGAGGCTGTACCGCTCACGATCGGCGGCGAACATACGATCTCGCTGGCCGGCGCGCGTGCGACCGAGCCCGACGTCTTCGTCTGCCTCGACGCCCACCTCGACCTGCGCGAGGCCTACGACGGCAACCGGCTCAATCACGCCTGCGTAACGCGGCGGATCCTCGAGGACGAGGACCTCGACGTCGAGGAGGCGATCATCCTGGGCTCGCGGACCGGAAGCGAGGCCGAGTGGGAGCGGGCCGAGGCCGACGACGTCACCATCGTCCCGCCGGAGTCGGTGCGTGCGTGGCTCGACGAGACCGACGTCGACGCCCTGCTCGGCGGTCGTGAGACCTACCTCAGCGTGGATATCGACGGCGCAGACCCGGCCTACGCGCCTGGGACGGGGACGATGGAGCCCTTCGGACTCGAACCGCGCGAGATGCGGGATGCGGTTCGCGCCGTGGCACCGTCCGCGACGGGCTTCGACGTCGTCGAGGTCAACGACCGCGACGACGGGCAGGCGGCGTCGCTCGCCGGCAAGTTGCTGAAGGAGTTCGTGTACACGCACGCGGCGAGCGACGGGCCGATCGCGTCGACCCGGTAA
- a CDS encoding translation initiation factor IF-5A produces MATQQQEVRDLQEGGYVMIDEAACKINAYSTAKPGKHGSAKARIEAKGVFDEKKRSLSQPVDAKIRVPIIERKQGQIVSVDGADMQVMDLESYETFTMRIPEDVDATPDDEIEFLEMEGQRKIV; encoded by the coding sequence ATGGCGACACAGCAGCAGGAAGTTCGCGACCTCCAGGAAGGTGGCTACGTCATGATCGACGAGGCGGCGTGCAAGATTAACGCCTACTCGACCGCGAAACCGGGCAAACACGGCAGCGCCAAGGCTCGCATCGAGGCCAAGGGCGTCTTCGACGAGAAGAAACGCTCGCTGTCTCAGCCGGTCGACGCGAAGATTCGCGTCCCGATCATCGAGCGAAAGCAGGGCCAGATCGTCTCCGTCGACGGCGCCGACATGCAGGTCATGGACCTAGAGAGCTACGAGACGTTCACGATGCGCATCCCCGAGGACGTCGACGCCACGCCCGACGACGAGATCGAATTCCTCGAGATGGAAGGACAGCGCAAGATCGTCTGA
- a CDS encoding zinc-dependent alcohol dehydrogenase family protein, whose protein sequence is MRAAVLEDYGEPLEIRDVDPPDPAPHGVVVAVEACGICRSDWHAWMGHGEWADDRVSRGQILGHEPAGRVLEVGSGVDSLAVGDRVVIPFNLGDGTCRYCLNGHGNVCADGAALGFEPEVPGAFAEQLHVPHAEYNAVSLPDDVSTESAAALGCRYVTAFHALAHRADVGGGDRVAVHGCGGLGLAAVQIADALGASVVTVDVRDEPLGMAESLGADATVNAGEVEGVPEAVAARVGDGASERTENEDSTRHGTGPGPDGSVDVSIDALGRAETCRNSIRCLQPRGTHVQLGLTTDAERGEISLPMDAITRWDVSVLGSRGMPPTRYGELLTTIESGALDPGRLVTNRVSLSAVSDRLRAMSEYGTSGIEVVTDFSS, encoded by the coding sequence ATGCGCGCAGCGGTGCTCGAAGACTACGGTGAACCGCTCGAGATCCGAGACGTCGACCCGCCCGATCCGGCGCCCCACGGCGTCGTGGTCGCGGTCGAAGCGTGCGGCATCTGCCGGAGCGACTGGCACGCCTGGATGGGCCACGGCGAGTGGGCCGACGATCGGGTATCCAGGGGTCAGATTCTGGGCCACGAGCCCGCGGGCCGTGTACTCGAGGTCGGCTCGGGGGTCGACTCGCTGGCGGTCGGCGATCGGGTCGTGATCCCGTTCAACCTCGGCGACGGAACCTGTCGATACTGTCTAAATGGACACGGAAACGTCTGTGCGGACGGCGCCGCACTGGGGTTCGAACCCGAGGTACCGGGCGCGTTCGCAGAGCAGTTGCACGTCCCCCATGCGGAGTACAACGCCGTCTCGCTGCCGGACGACGTCTCGACCGAGTCGGCGGCCGCGCTCGGCTGTCGGTACGTGACCGCGTTCCACGCGCTGGCTCACCGCGCCGACGTCGGCGGTGGTGATCGGGTCGCCGTCCACGGCTGCGGCGGTCTCGGCCTGGCAGCCGTCCAGATCGCCGACGCGCTCGGCGCGAGCGTCGTCACCGTGGACGTCCGGGACGAACCCCTCGGGATGGCGGAATCGCTGGGCGCGGACGCGACCGTGAACGCAGGCGAGGTCGAAGGCGTGCCCGAAGCGGTCGCGGCGCGTGTTGGGGACGGAGCATCCGAACGGACCGAGAACGAGGATTCGACCCGACACGGAACGGGACCGGGACCCGACGGCAGCGTCGACGTCTCGATCGACGCGCTCGGACGGGCCGAGACGTGCCGGAACAGTATCCGCTGTCTGCAACCGCGCGGAACCCACGTCCAGCTCGGTCTCACGACCGACGCCGAGCGCGGGGAGATCTCGCTCCCGATGGACGCGATCACGCGCTGGGACGTGTCCGTACTCGGATCACGGGGGATGCCACCGACGCGGTACGGCGAACTCCTGACCACGATCGAGTCCGGCGCGCTCGATCCGGGCCGGCTGGTGACGAACCGGGTGTCGCTATCGGCGGTGTCCGACCGGTTGAGGGCGATGAGCGAGTACGGGACCAGCGGGATCGAAGTCGTCACGGACTTCTCGTCCTGA